Proteins encoded within one genomic window of Macrobrachium nipponense isolate FS-2020 chromosome 8, ASM1510439v2, whole genome shotgun sequence:
- the LOC135222842 gene encoding mid1-interacting protein 1A-like — protein sequence MPSRTPKQQQQHLQNHCHQYPLIVKPTSRMLYESVDNYHSMGFMDNSVRLNNPRDLNDFSSQSIVCAMDRFVKAVNNMNETIMVPCRLLDMEVVAQKPSSKVPKLLKNGGDPYSYYSLLNSVKNDLILGASSNDEDTTTTDRTPMMLPSINSTRWTDEGETRDEAKKEALRRQSTMSLASDSSSNTSEMDSVAETCSESAEDDDRSSEGEENTLVANNVTQALHSHLVGLHACLKNLTDTATYITDCYKESVNL from the exons ATGCCTTCACGAACTCcaaaacagcaacagcagcatctTCAGAATCATTGTCATCAATACCCTCTCATAGTCAAGCCAACATCCAGAATGCTGTACGAATCCGTTGACAACTACCATTCCATGGGTTTCATGGACAACAG TGTCCGGCTGAATAACCCGAGAGACCTGAACGACTTTTCATCACAGTCGATCGTCTGTGCCATGGATCGTTTCGTCAAGGCCGTGAATAACATGAATGAGACCATCATGGTTCCATGCAG ACTTCTCGACATGGAAGTGGTGGCACAGAAGCCCTCCTCGAAGgtccccaaactcctgaagaacGGCGGCGACCCCTACAGCTACTACTCGCTCCTGAACTCCGTCAAGAACGACCTCATCCTGGGAGCGAGTTCCAACGACGAGGACACCACCACAACGGACAGGACCCCGATGATGCTGCCCTCGATCAACAGCACCCGGTGGACTGACGAAGGCGAAACGAGAGACGAGGCCAAGAAGGAAGCCTTGAGGCGACAGAGCACGATGTCCCTGGCTTCGGACTCCTCCTCCAACACCTCGGAGATGGACAGCGTCGCGGAGACCTGCTCGGAAAGCGCAGAAGACGACGACAGGAGTTCGGAAGGGGAGGAGAACACCCTGGTCGCAAACAACGTCACGCAGGCTCTTCACTCCCACCTCGTGGGGCTGCACGCTTGTCTCAAAAACCTGACCGACACTGCCACCTACATCACAGATTGCTACAAAGAGTCGGTCAATCTATAG